In the genome of Thermodesulfovibrionales bacterium, the window CCGTCGGGCTCGACGATGAATTCGATGGTGCCCACATTCTTATACTTCATGGCCCGTGCGGCCCTGACAGCCAGTTCCCCGATCTTCTTCCTGAACTTCTCTGTCGAAAAGGGTGAAGGCGATTCTTCGATGAGTTTCTGATGCCTCCTCTGTATCGAACAGTCGCGCTCACCTAGGTGAATGACGTTTCCCTTGCTGTCGGCCATGATCTGGACCTCAATGTGTCTCATCTCCGGAATATATTTCTCGATATAGAGCTCGCTGTTCCCGAAAGCTGTAAGAGCTTCTCTCTGCGCCAGATGGAATGCGTGATCGAGTTCGCCCTCTTCCCCGACGACCCTCATGCCCTTGCCCCCTCCCCCTGCTGATGCCTTGAGGATGACGGGAAAGCCCACTTTTCTCGCAATCTTCAGCGCTATTTCTTCCGAAATGACAGGCCCGTCACTGCCGGGAACAACTGGGATCCCTCTCCGTTTCAGGACCTGGCGTGCCTTCGCCTTATCCCCGCCGAGCCTTATATTTTCGGAAGACGGTCCGATAAAGGTTATTCCCGAAGTGACGCAGGCCTCGGCAAAATGCGGGTTTTCGGCGAGGAAGCCGTATCCTGGGTGTATCGCCTCTGAGTCTGTTATCTCGGCCGAACTGAGGATGCCGGGGATGTTCAGATAACTCTGAACCGAGTTTGCCGGACCGATGCATATAGCCTCGTCTGCGAGTCTCACATGCATGGAATCCTTCTCTATATCGGAGTAAACGGCAACGGTTTTGATATCGAGTTCCTTGCATGCCCTGATGATCCTGACCGCAATTTCTCCCCTGTTCGCTACGAGGATCTTCCTAAAGAGTTTCATCGTTCACCTTGCATTCATGAGCATTGAAGAAAAAGACTTCTCTGCCGGCCACGGTCAGCAGACAGGAGTTACCGCAACGTTCCCCGGGCCGCTACCCTCGCCCCGACGCCACTTACCTGTGCCTATGCCGGCTCTATGAGAAAGAGAGGCTCTCCGTACTCTACCGGTTGACCGTTCTCGACGAGAATCCTCATGATGATACCGTCAACCTCGCTTTCTATCTCATTCATCAGTTTC includes:
- a CDS encoding biotin carboxylase N-terminal domain-containing protein, giving the protein MKLFRKILVANRGEIAVRIIRACKELDIKTVAVYSDIEKDSMHVRLADEAICIGPANSVQSYLNIPGILSSAEITDSEAIHPGYGFLAENPHFAEACVTSGITFIGPSSENIRLGGDKAKARQVLKRRGIPVVPGSDGPVISEEIALKIARKVGFPVILKASAGGGGKGMRVVGEEGELDHAFHLAQREALTAFGNSELYIEKYIPEMRHIEVQIMADSKGNVIHLGERDCSIQRRHQKLIEESPSPFSTEKFRKKIGELAVRAARAMKYKNVGTIEFIVEPDGSVYFMEVNTRVQVEHPVTEMVTGIDIIKEQIKLAAGLPLEYKQGSIKPSGHSIECRINAEDPERFIPSPGKITFFYQPGGPG